The Amycolatopsis sp. 195334CR genome window below encodes:
- a CDS encoding TIGR03620 family F420-dependent LLM class oxidoreductase, whose translation MSELELGRFGVWTFDFEHQPASAMRESVRELEELGWPAFWVPELLGREALTHAGFLLAATERITVVNGIAQIWSREPRWTHGGAKLLADAYPGRHVLGLGFGGARPGTKPLRAMRQYLDDLDAATDVNPAPSGPMRRILAAYGPKMLELARERSAGAHTYHVTVEHTAQAREVLGDAFLGVEHAVLFETDPAKAREIAREHLHPYLTQKYNVAKFLRLGYTEADIDGGSDRLVDDLVFWGDVDTIAAKLHGHLDAGADHVGIQVIGVEPGASAMPHWRRLAEALLPRASIGG comes from the coding sequence ATGAGCGAACTGGAACTGGGCCGCTTCGGCGTGTGGACCTTCGACTTCGAGCACCAGCCGGCGAGCGCGATGCGGGAATCGGTGCGGGAACTGGAAGAACTGGGCTGGCCCGCGTTCTGGGTCCCGGAACTGCTCGGCCGCGAGGCGCTGACGCACGCCGGCTTCCTGCTCGCCGCCACCGAGCGCATCACCGTGGTCAACGGCATCGCGCAGATCTGGTCCCGCGAACCGCGGTGGACCCACGGCGGGGCGAAACTGCTCGCCGACGCCTACCCCGGCCGCCACGTGCTCGGCCTCGGTTTCGGGGGCGCGCGTCCGGGGACCAAGCCGTTGCGGGCGATGCGCCAGTACCTGGACGACCTCGACGCGGCGACCGACGTCAACCCCGCGCCGTCCGGCCCGATGCGGCGGATCCTCGCGGCCTACGGCCCGAAGATGCTCGAACTCGCCAGGGAGCGCTCGGCCGGCGCGCACACCTACCACGTGACGGTCGAGCACACGGCCCAGGCGCGCGAGGTGCTCGGTGACGCGTTCCTCGGTGTCGAGCACGCGGTGCTCTTCGAGACCGATCCGGCCAAGGCACGGGAAATCGCCCGCGAGCACCTGCACCCCTACCTGACGCAGAAGTACAACGTCGCCAAGTTCCTGCGCCTCGGTTACACCGAAGCGGACATCGACGGTGGCAGCGACCGGCTCGTCGATGACCTCGTCTTCTGGGGCGACGTCGACACGATCGCCGCCAAGCTGCACGGCCACCTCGACGCGGGCGCGGACCACGTCGGCATCCAGGTCATCGGGGTCGAACCCGGCGCGTCGGCGATGCCGCACTGGCGGCGGCTGGCCGAGGCGCTGCTGCCGCGTGCCAGTATCGGCGGATGA
- a CDS encoding VOC family protein, protein MSIRKFQVTFDCASPERVARFWCEVLGYVVPSPPAGHATWDDYNDSLPPEKRDAGFVCSDPTGEGPRLYFQRVPEGKVVKNRVHLCVRVGTGLVGDERLATLQAECDRLIALGAEHERTLLADGEEESCIVMRDIEGNEFCLD, encoded by the coding sequence ATGTCGATCAGGAAGTTCCAGGTCACCTTCGACTGCGCGTCGCCGGAGCGCGTCGCCCGGTTCTGGTGCGAGGTGCTGGGTTACGTCGTGCCGTCACCACCGGCGGGACACGCCACCTGGGACGACTACAACGACTCGCTGCCGCCCGAGAAGCGGGACGCGGGATTCGTCTGCAGCGACCCCACCGGCGAGGGGCCGCGGCTGTACTTCCAGCGCGTGCCCGAGGGCAAGGTGGTCAAGAACCGGGTGCACCTCTGCGTGCGCGTGGGCACCGGGCTCGTGGGCGACGAACGCCTCGCCACGCTCCAGGCCGAGTGCGACCGGCTGATCGCGCTCGGCGCGGAGCACGAGCGCACGCTGCTCGCCGACGGCGAGGAGGAGTCGTGCATCGTGATGCGGGACATCGAGGGCAACGAGTTCTGCCTCGACTGA
- a CDS encoding helix-turn-helix transcriptional regulator translates to MTTETELPVAQLLDVFKALANPVRLQVLHWLREPERHFPVEEGIADPQEVGVCVSHIQAKAGLAQSTVSAYMASLQRAGLVRATRVGKWTHYRRDEDRIAQLVDVLGRSL, encoded by the coding sequence ATGACCACCGAGACCGAACTCCCCGTCGCGCAGCTCCTTGACGTGTTCAAGGCGCTCGCCAATCCGGTGCGCCTCCAGGTGCTCCACTGGCTGCGCGAACCGGAACGGCACTTCCCGGTCGAGGAGGGCATCGCCGATCCGCAGGAGGTCGGCGTGTGCGTGAGCCACATCCAGGCCAAGGCCGGACTGGCGCAGTCGACCGTCTCCGCCTACATGGCCTCGCTGCAGCGCGCCGGTCTCGTCCGCGCCACCCGCGTCGGCAAGTGGACGCACTACCGTCGCGACGAGGACCGCATCGCGCAACTGGTCGACGTGCTCGGCCGGTCCCTCTGA
- a CDS encoding GlsB/YeaQ/YmgE family stress response membrane protein, protein MFWTILGWLLFGLIAGFIARALVPGKDDIGFLATILLGIVGSVVGGFLFGLFTVGFRGFEPAGWIGSVIGAIIVLVIFNKVTGRKKKRSRV, encoded by the coding sequence GTGTTCTGGACCATTCTCGGGTGGCTGCTGTTCGGCCTGATCGCCGGTTTCATCGCCCGCGCGCTGGTGCCCGGCAAGGACGACATCGGGTTCCTGGCCACCATCCTGCTGGGCATCGTGGGCTCGGTGGTCGGCGGCTTCCTCTTCGGCCTGTTCACCGTGGGCTTCCGCGGTTTCGAACCGGCCGGCTGGATCGGCTCGGTCATCGGCGCCATCATCGTGCTCGTCATCTTCAACAAGGTGACCGGGCGCAAGAAGAAGCGATCCCGCGTTTAG
- a CDS encoding TetR/AcrR family transcriptional regulator encodes MNEKLVWFDEPPRPTQPLSRERIVAAAVELADAQADGEITMRALAQKLGVRSPMALYRYVGSKDGLADLMADHAYGLITVPRGEGWRPALRALGLSAWAAVQAHPWFARLAFSRPPLGPNAMALYDAALAELDSLDLPAATRMGFVNTVFGHVFGSGLALLEERTMRAGIGGATDADLAEAARPYLERVAASGKYPYFTKWANDPARDETPPQTFETILEWLLDGLESG; translated from the coding sequence ATGAACGAGAAACTGGTGTGGTTCGACGAGCCGCCGCGCCCCACGCAACCGCTCAGCCGCGAGCGGATCGTGGCCGCCGCCGTGGAACTCGCCGACGCGCAGGCCGACGGTGAGATCACCATGCGCGCGCTCGCGCAGAAGCTCGGCGTGCGCAGTCCGATGGCGCTCTACCGCTACGTCGGGAGCAAGGACGGGCTGGCCGACCTGATGGCCGACCACGCGTACGGCCTGATCACCGTGCCGAGGGGCGAAGGGTGGCGGCCCGCGCTGCGCGCACTCGGGCTGTCGGCCTGGGCGGCCGTGCAGGCACACCCGTGGTTCGCGCGGCTCGCGTTCAGCCGGCCGCCGCTCGGCCCGAACGCGATGGCGCTCTACGACGCGGCGCTCGCCGAGCTCGATTCACTGGACCTGCCGGCGGCCACCCGGATGGGCTTCGTCAACACGGTCTTCGGGCACGTGTTCGGCTCCGGGCTGGCACTGCTGGAGGAACGCACCATGCGTGCCGGGATCGGCGGCGCCACCGACGCGGACCTCGCCGAGGCGGCGCGGCCCTACTTGGAGCGCGTCGCCGCCTCGGGGAAGTACCCGTACTTCACGAAGTGGGCCAACGACCCCGCCCGCGACGAGACCCCGCCGCAGACCTTCGAAACGATCCTGGAGTGGCTGCTGGACGGACTGGAATCCGGCTAG
- a CDS encoding FAD-dependent monooxygenase, whose product MSGQRTLIVGGGLVGLTAALVLRHHDVDVTLVERRSTTSPQPKARRFHVRTMEIFRELGLAGLVHEAARDLAGHDHMASGRTLAEATQQPLWQPPGGADAMDVSPEPPCLIAQDVLEPVLRKAAVEAGADVRFDTELLDFEQDADGVTARFDGMELRADYLVAADGARSGVRQALGIERSGRGAVGEPSVNVYFRADLTEVVRGREFNLCMLDHPEAAGALASVDGRRRWVFMASGGETDRDWPAVLRTALGVPVPDLEILSVLGWQAEMLVADRYSAGRVHLAGDAAHVMPPFAASGANTGIADVHNLGWKLAAVLRGEAAPRLLDSYDAERRPAGWFAADQSTRRADTFRLGTEDPTLAHPFVLAAGGFQYTAGALVPDGSIEPVTDFAPAGRVGTRIPHRWLDDARTRSTLDLAGPKWTVTEFDGDWLLVRPDQVVAWRGGSAREAEAVRAELLS is encoded by the coding sequence ATGAGTGGACAACGTACACTGATTGTCGGCGGTGGCCTGGTCGGCCTGACCGCCGCGCTGGTGCTGCGGCACCACGACGTCGACGTGACCCTGGTGGAACGCCGGTCGACGACGTCACCGCAACCGAAGGCCCGCCGCTTCCACGTCCGGACCATGGAGATCTTCCGCGAGCTGGGCCTCGCCGGACTGGTCCACGAGGCCGCGCGCGACCTGGCCGGCCACGACCACATGGCCTCGGGTCGCACCCTCGCCGAAGCCACGCAACAGCCGCTGTGGCAACCGCCCGGCGGTGCGGACGCGATGGACGTGAGCCCGGAGCCGCCCTGCCTGATCGCCCAGGACGTGCTCGAACCGGTGTTGCGGAAGGCGGCCGTCGAAGCCGGTGCGGACGTGCGGTTCGACACGGAGTTGCTGGACTTCGAACAGGACGCCGACGGGGTGACCGCCCGGTTCGACGGAATGGAGCTCCGCGCGGACTACCTGGTGGCCGCCGATGGCGCGCGCAGCGGCGTACGGCAGGCGCTGGGCATCGAACGATCCGGCCGGGGCGCGGTCGGCGAACCCAGTGTGAACGTGTACTTCCGCGCGGACCTCACCGAAGTCGTGCGCGGGCGGGAGTTCAACCTGTGCATGCTCGACCACCCCGAGGCGGCCGGTGCGCTGGCCTCGGTCGACGGGCGGCGGCGCTGGGTGTTCATGGCTTCGGGCGGGGAGACCGACCGCGACTGGCCCGCGGTCCTGCGCACCGCGCTCGGCGTGCCGGTGCCCGATCTGGAGATCCTCAGCGTGCTCGGCTGGCAGGCGGAGATGCTGGTGGCGGACCGGTATTCGGCGGGCCGGGTGCACCTGGCCGGCGATGCCGCGCACGTGATGCCGCCGTTCGCCGCCAGCGGGGCGAACACCGGCATCGCCGACGTGCACAACCTCGGCTGGAAGCTGGCCGCGGTGCTCCGGGGTGAAGCCGCACCCCGGTTGCTCGACAGCTACGACGCCGAACGGCGACCGGCGGGCTGGTTCGCCGCCGACCAGTCCACCCGGCGCGCGGACACCTTCCGCCTCGGCACCGAGGACCCGACGCTGGCGCACCCGTTCGTGCTGGCGGCGGGCGGGTTCCAGTACACGGCGGGGGCGTTGGTGCCGGACGGCTCCATCGAACCGGTCACCGACTTCGCCCCGGCCGGACGCGTCGGCACGCGCATCCCGCACCGCTGGCTCGACGACGCGCGCACTCGGTCCACACTGGACCTGGCGGGTCCGAAGTGGACGGTCACCGAGTTCGACGGCGACTGGCTGCTGGTGCGGCCGGACCAGGTGGTCGCCTGGCGCGGTGGTTCGGCCCGCGAAGCCGAGGCCGTGCGCGCCGAACTGCTCAGCTGA
- a CDS encoding SgcJ/EcaC family oxidoreductase, with amino-acid sequence MTDAIRQTIANAEKHQNDTDEFVALHTADALIVNIAGRRVLGRDAIRQAMEQALATPLAKVLTRTEIVDIRFTTSDVALVSCVKHVSDERENSGGLPSTGSLTYVVVREGDDWKIASAQTTPVLS; translated from the coding sequence ATGACCGACGCGATCCGCCAGACCATCGCGAACGCGGAGAAGCACCAGAACGACACCGACGAGTTCGTCGCGCTGCACACCGCCGACGCGCTCATCGTCAACATCGCCGGGCGCCGCGTGCTCGGCCGCGACGCGATCCGGCAGGCGATGGAGCAGGCGCTGGCCACCCCGCTGGCGAAGGTGCTGACCAGAACCGAGATCGTGGACATCCGGTTCACCACGTCCGACGTGGCGCTGGTGAGCTGCGTGAAGCACGTGTCCGACGAGCGCGAGAACAGCGGAGGACTGCCCTCGACGGGTAGCCTGACCTACGTCGTGGTGCGCGAAGGCGACGACTGGAAGATCGCCTCCGCGCAGACCACGCCGGTGCTCAGCTGA
- a CDS encoding TetR/AcrR family transcriptional regulator, whose translation MTRKAEAERNDEALLRAAREVLAVDGAHASVAAIAARAGVGIGSLYRRYRTKEELFQRLCVLALDDYLRAAEEGLADEDPWEGLAHYIRTAIEIGPGSLAPLAGLIEVTEEMADKNSRSDEAVAALVDRAHRAGVLRADVTMVDLALLIEQLAKSPLLDQLGKQGRDDLVESARGARARINAIALDGLRATAAHPLPGEPPGYELFSERWEH comes from the coding sequence ATGACCAGGAAGGCCGAAGCCGAGCGGAACGACGAGGCGCTGCTGCGAGCCGCGCGCGAGGTGCTGGCGGTGGACGGCGCGCACGCGTCGGTGGCGGCGATCGCGGCCCGCGCCGGGGTCGGCATCGGCAGCCTGTACCGGCGGTACCGCACCAAGGAAGAGCTGTTCCAGCGCCTGTGCGTGCTCGCGCTCGACGACTACCTGCGCGCCGCCGAGGAGGGCCTCGCCGACGAGGACCCGTGGGAAGGCCTCGCGCACTACATCCGGACGGCCATCGAAATCGGACCGGGCTCGCTCGCCCCGCTCGCCGGGCTGATCGAGGTCACCGAGGAGATGGCGGACAAGAATTCGCGCTCGGACGAGGCGGTCGCCGCGCTGGTCGACCGCGCGCACCGCGCCGGGGTGCTGCGGGCCGACGTGACCATGGTCGACCTGGCGCTGCTGATCGAGCAGCTGGCCAAGTCGCCGCTGCTGGACCAGCTCGGGAAGCAGGGCCGAGACGATCTGGTCGAGTCCGCGCGGGGGGCGCGGGCGCGGATCAACGCCATCGCGCTCGACGGCCTCCGCGCCACGGCGGCCCACCCGCTCCCGGGTGAGCCACCGGGGTACGAACTGTTCTCCGAACGCTGGGAGCACTAG
- a CDS encoding SDR family oxidoreductase, with translation MGIELATAVAVVTGSNRGLGRRFAEQLLERGAKVYATARRPEAVDLPGAIPLRLDLGDSASIEAAAAIATDATLLVNNAGISTMTPLIGGDFGDIRREMDTHYFGTLEVTRAFAPVLEANGGGAVLNVLSVLSWLHIPDLGAYSAAKTASWAMTNVVRQQLAPKGIHVAGLHVGYLDTDMAANVPADQKSDPGAVAAFALDALAEGRPEIIADELSRQAKAALSA, from the coding sequence ATGGGCATCGAACTGGCGACCGCGGTCGCGGTGGTGACCGGCAGCAATCGCGGCCTCGGCAGGCGGTTCGCCGAGCAGCTGCTCGAACGCGGCGCCAAGGTCTACGCGACCGCGCGCCGGCCGGAGGCGGTGGACCTGCCCGGCGCGATCCCGCTGCGGCTCGACCTCGGCGACAGCGCGTCGATCGAGGCGGCCGCCGCCATCGCCACCGACGCCACCCTGCTGGTCAACAACGCCGGGATCTCTACGATGACCCCGCTGATCGGCGGCGACTTCGGCGACATCCGGCGGGAGATGGACACGCACTACTTCGGCACGCTCGAAGTGACGCGGGCCTTCGCGCCGGTGCTCGAAGCCAACGGCGGGGGCGCGGTGCTGAACGTGCTGTCGGTGTTGTCCTGGCTGCACATACCGGACCTCGGTGCGTACAGCGCCGCGAAAACCGCCTCGTGGGCGATGACCAACGTGGTGCGCCAGCAGCTCGCACCGAAGGGCATCCACGTGGCCGGGCTGCACGTCGGCTACCTGGACACCGACATGGCGGCGAACGTGCCCGCCGACCAGAAATCCGATCCCGGCGCGGTGGCCGCGTTCGCGCTCGACGCACTCGCGGAAGGCCGCCCGGAGATCATCGCCGACGAACTGAGCCGCCAGGCGAAGGCCGCCTTGAGCGCCTAG
- a CDS encoding TetR/AcrR family transcriptional regulator: protein MARQKEFDPEAVLAQAMAVFWAQGYEKTSMQDLVAHMGVHKRSMYDTFGDKHTLFLKSLDHYTSRAEATFRSAVDAHADGKAALRALIEGSIEAGTEHSRGCMLVNCATELAPRDAEAAEQVERHFERTRQLLVDLVARDRDRRDAEALGTLLFNAWLGLRVQARAGKSAAQLHRMAESLYALLD, encoded by the coding sequence GTGGCACGGCAGAAGGAGTTCGACCCGGAGGCGGTACTGGCCCAGGCCATGGCCGTGTTCTGGGCGCAGGGCTACGAGAAGACCTCGATGCAGGACCTGGTGGCGCACATGGGCGTGCACAAGCGCAGCATGTACGACACCTTCGGCGACAAGCACACCCTGTTCCTCAAGTCGCTGGACCACTACACCAGCCGCGCCGAGGCCACCTTCCGGTCCGCGGTGGATGCTCATGCGGACGGCAAGGCGGCCTTGCGCGCGCTGATCGAGGGGTCCATCGAAGCCGGTACCGAGCACAGCCGCGGCTGCATGCTGGTGAACTGCGCGACCGAACTCGCCCCGCGTGACGCCGAAGCCGCCGAGCAGGTCGAACGGCACTTCGAGCGGACCAGGCAGTTGCTGGTCGACCTGGTCGCCCGCGACCGGGACCGGCGGGACGCGGAGGCGCTCGGCACGCTGCTGTTCAACGCCTGGCTCGGGCTCCGGGTGCAGGCCCGCGCGGGGAAGTCCGCCGCCCAGCTGCACCGGATGGCCGAAAGCCTCTACGCCCTGCTCGACTGA
- a CDS encoding alpha/beta hydrolase, with protein sequence MTLPRFAGVAALVGALVAGTLGGLAPAATAAEEGGVKAAQVGATAPVNWGACAKETLAGVPADQVQLYSCARYRVPIDHDNASLGTIDIALLKRAAKVTDQRVGSLFLNPGGPGGSGLRMPISSQFYFQPQVLDRFDVIGFDPRGVGDSNPLRCFTTNEDAAEVFNAMIGVPQSRQEISGTLAAYRDYGQFCKNNAGSLLNHMSTKDVVRDLDVLRAAVGDQKLSFVGFSYGTLIGSTYAGMFPKQTRAIVVDGNVDPKLRTSDGVAYDQQRADGFEIALDAYLEKCQQVGPKCAFSSGNPRAKFDEVRDHLRKQPIDGVDISLFTGGVASALYSPTRFPGLAEDLQALYDTIHPSGDAVAVAAAPAMKTLVPGKNGLVDIDPDSPYTSDDSYFAVNCSDKPINVKQSKVPQIAADTERKSPTFGRYQVFSDIAACPVWPAKNPDVYRGPWRAKTDTPILVVGNYYDPATQYKFSQRMADQLGNARLVSVDAFGHCILGDAAGVDKIAADYLIDLKVPADGQVFQPNVQPFS encoded by the coding sequence GTGACCTTGCCGAGATTCGCAGGGGTGGCCGCACTCGTCGGCGCGCTCGTCGCGGGAACGCTGGGCGGCCTGGCGCCGGCCGCGACCGCCGCCGAGGAAGGCGGCGTCAAGGCCGCGCAGGTCGGCGCCACCGCGCCGGTCAACTGGGGCGCGTGCGCCAAGGAGACGCTGGCCGGCGTCCCGGCCGACCAGGTCCAGCTGTACAGCTGCGCGCGGTACCGGGTGCCGATCGACCACGACAACGCCTCGCTCGGCACCATCGACATCGCGCTGCTCAAGCGCGCGGCGAAGGTGACCGACCAGCGGGTGGGGTCATTGTTCCTCAACCCCGGCGGTCCCGGCGGCTCCGGCCTGCGGATGCCGATCAGCAGCCAGTTCTACTTCCAGCCGCAGGTGCTCGACCGGTTCGACGTGATCGGCTTCGACCCGCGCGGGGTGGGCGACAGCAACCCGCTGCGCTGCTTCACCACGAACGAGGACGCCGCCGAGGTGTTCAACGCGATGATCGGCGTGCCGCAGAGCCGCCAGGAGATCTCCGGCACCCTCGCCGCCTACCGCGACTACGGCCAGTTCTGCAAGAACAACGCCGGTTCGCTGCTCAACCACATGTCCACCAAGGACGTGGTGCGCGACCTCGACGTGCTGCGCGCGGCGGTCGGCGACCAGAAGCTCAGCTTCGTCGGCTTCTCCTACGGCACGCTGATCGGCTCGACCTACGCCGGCATGTTCCCGAAGCAGACCCGCGCGATCGTGGTGGACGGCAACGTCGACCCGAAGCTGCGCACCAGCGACGGCGTGGCGTACGACCAGCAGCGCGCCGACGGCTTCGAGATCGCGCTCGACGCCTACCTGGAGAAGTGCCAGCAGGTGGGTCCGAAGTGCGCGTTCAGCTCGGGCAACCCGCGCGCGAAGTTCGACGAGGTGCGTGACCACCTGCGCAAGCAGCCGATCGACGGCGTCGACATCAGCCTCTTCACCGGCGGCGTGGCCAGCGCGCTCTACTCGCCCACCCGGTTCCCCGGCCTGGCCGAGGACCTGCAGGCGCTGTACGACACGATCCACCCGAGCGGGGACGCGGTCGCGGTGGCCGCGGCTCCGGCGATGAAGACGCTGGTGCCCGGCAAGAACGGCCTCGTCGACATCGATCCGGACAGCCCGTACACCTCGGACGACTCGTACTTCGCGGTGAACTGCTCGGACAAGCCGATCAACGTCAAGCAGAGCAAGGTGCCGCAGATCGCCGCGGACACCGAGCGGAAGTCGCCGACCTTCGGCCGCTACCAGGTGTTCTCCGACATCGCCGCCTGCCCGGTGTGGCCGGCGAAGAACCCGGACGTCTACCGCGGCCCGTGGCGGGCCAAGACCGACACCCCGATCCTGGTGGTCGGCAACTACTACGACCCCGCCACGCAGTACAAGTTCAGCCAGCGCATGGCCGACCAGCTCGGCAACGCGCGGCTGGTCTCGGTCGACGCCTTCGGCCACTGCATCCTGGGTGACGCGGCCGGGGTGGACAAGATCGCCGCGGACTACCTGATCGACCTGAAGGTGCCCGCCGACGGCCAGGTGTTCCAGCCGAACGTCCAGCCGTTCAGCTAG